ttttagTTCATTCTAAAGTGAAAACCAGTAGTCCATGATATATCACCTATGTTGATATAAtaacacataaaaaaaaaaaaaaaaaaaaaaaaaaagttttaatgcCCTTTGAAATCAGGGTTAGGAAAGGTTTCAGGCACCACCTGAACACCCAGAAAATTTTGTGATATTAATCAGCTTGCTGAATGAGTGTTTGTGGGACTCACCACTGTCACATAAGGGAACTATTCAGAAACAGTGTCATAGTGTCATGCCACTTGGAAATTCATAAATCTTAACTACAGTTCCTGTTTACAGTGTAGTTTCCACTGACATCCCAGTGTCAGGTAAATCCATCAAGGGGATTGTGAGTTTCAGATACACACTCACAAACGGATGTGAGAGACTCAAAGTTCACATATTACCTGTCCCTCTTCGTTGCAGATTGTTATGTCCCATGCTTTTCTCAGAAGGATACACTTTTCTTGCATTGAAATTCAGTTATCTGCTGCTGAAGTAGCTTGTGCAACCACTAGAGGATCACTGCAGTACCTCTCAAGAACTCTGTGTTTTGCAGAGCTCAGAAATGTAAGGGTAGCACCTCTTGAACAAACCACAATTCATTTGGGAGAGCCCTCAGTCCATCAGCTGTTATAAAAAACCCAAAAGACTGACTCAGTattcaagttaaaaatatataaaaccttCATTTTATTGCAATGCAAGATTATTGTGATTTCCAGATATCAGAACGGCAGTCTTACACTTCAGTTTACCGCCAAAAGTTTCTGATAGagtaacaattaaaaatactacAGAATCCTTGCATGGTTTTCAAAATTAAGATCAAGTTCTTACGCAAGTCTTGATATCCTGATCTGCGGTCACATGTATTTCCCCTTCTAATCTTCTCTCTACCCCAACGATTTCCTCATCTTGGAAAATCCCATTCTTATAAgaattctcatttctcttttgaatcAAGACACTTCTCCAGAACAATTACTGACTCCCCTCTAACTGCTAGCTTTTGAGCACTACTTCCTTCCAGGAAAGACGAAATCAAATCTCTGTTCTGCAATGCACTGTGTTTAagtatgggaaaaaaacaaacaaacaaacaaacaaaaaaaacctgactGTCTGGAAAACAATTAAATCTCATTGTTAGTTCTACATTGAGTTTGTAATTCctgtaaattgatttttaaataggtgcaagaaaaacaggaagTTATTTACTCGTTTTTAGCTGAGACTTGACAGGTCTGCAACCAAGCCTCCATGAGAAAATAATGGACAGAGGGAAAACACATTATCTatgcttgggaaaaaataagaaaatctttgaaaagaTTCCTTACGTTTCTGTCACTGACTTCTGGAAATGTGCCTCTTTGtaaaataacactttaaaatatttacattgaaTGTTATGCGCATGTATGTGCTTGAAACCTGAATGTAGCAATCACATAACAGTGGAGTAGCGTGCAGGTGAAACTGCAGCTTTAAAGACAgcattttccagttcttttcatTTGAGAAAAGTACAAGCTTTGACTCTTCACATGTAAATTTTATTAGTAACTATTACAAATCTTGAGGGTTTTAaaggggagggtgtcaagaggatggagtcagtctcttttcagttgtgcctgGCGACAGGACGAGAAGCAaggggcacaaactgaagcacaggaggtccCGGCTCAATACGaggggcacttctttactgggagggtgacagagcgctgggacaggttgcccggagaggctgtagagtctccttctctagaGATATCCcaaacccgcctggatgccatcgTGTACAATGTGACCCAGCTtgtcaggggggttggaccagatgatcttcagaggtcccttccaacctcggccgTTCTGTGACTCTGAAGGGGTTTCGAAGCATTTGCCGCTcggtcctgctgcagcagctgcagtagCCACCGGCTCCGCAGGATGGCGAGCAGAGAACGAAGCTCGCTGCGTCTGTTCCACCTCGCCCTTCAGCGCCGCGTTACCCTCCACGCAGCCAAAACATTCCGGCGGCACGCTTCCTCCTGGCTCCCTGCACAATACACGCTGCCAACAGCAGGACTGAGAACAACCTTCTCCCCGAGTCGGCTGTGAAAACCCAAGGGAGCGGAACCCGCAGGGCTCCTCCTCCCGCTGCCACGGCCCTCCCGCAGCCGCCGCGTTGCCGGGACACCGGGCCCGCCCCGACGCCGCCGTACAGCGGCGCCGCCATgtcggggccggggccggggccgccatgtcggggccggggccggggcgggccggggaGGCGGACAGGACGCTGTTCGTGGGCAACCTGGAGAGCCGAGTGCGGGAGGAGATCCTCTACGAGCTCTTCCTGCAGGTGGCGGCGGGTCCCAGCGGTGGGGagcgggggtggggggtggcgGGTGGCGGGTGGCTTCGTGTTTCTTGCTGGTGtgcggggggctccgggggctgcGGCCGGGCCGAGCTGCCCCTCTCTTGCCGCTGcccttctccagcttttctcCGGGGTTTTCCTCGGCTCTGCCCTGCTTGTGCAAGCTTTCACTCCGGAAAGGGGCCCCGAGTTAGGGAGGAAGTTAAACAGGCTAAAAGccccaaggaaaaaataagtcttttatACTTTTTCTATATcgaataagattttttttttaatcaattttattaagaaaatttaGTGCAAAAGCAGACAATGTGTTGGGCAGGGCTGTAGCTGTTAACATGGGAGGACAGGCAGTAGGAATGATCTGCAGGTGGGTTGTGGGACTTCCACCTACATAAGCTttataacaaaatgttttgtattttaatgcttGAGAAGTTGTTAATTCTGTCAGTGGGGtcaccaccccccacccccattttCTTGCCATTCCCCCCAGGACCTGAAAGACTTGCTGAAAGACAGCAAATGTGGCTGAGCCAGGCTTGTTAACCTGAAAGGAGTAAGGAAAAGGCAGGGAGCATCGTATCAGTAACACAAGCATCACATTGCAAGGTGAATTGACAGTAGTCAGTGACAATGAGGTATTTCTCCGGGCCTGATACAGTCACATGTATGAAGCTCAGCCTGAACAGTTCAGCCAGCGGCATGGTGATATACGTGTGTTTGCCAGTCCGCTAACTACAGCCGGTCTCAGAAGGAACCTTGCTTCCTTCAGGTGTGTTTGCAGAACAGAGTACAAAAATAGAGGTGGGCAGAATAATCTGTTCTTCTATGTCATTTGCTAATTAGAACTACTTCTGCTCACTGTTTTTATGCCATTAACTCATTTGATATTCATCTTGCTCACTAAGCAAGGTATCAGCACACTACtctgtgtgcatttttgtttggtaTATTCTAGCCTTGTGTTTTAGgtgtttccatttcttcctaACTTCTCCCTAAAATTATCTAAGAAACaactgtttctttatttcttattttctacaCAGTTCCTACCTGTTTCCAATAGTAAACACTATTCTGTTGTTTAACTGTCAAAGTTAAGTTACGAAGGCTTGTCTTACCAGGGGATATTAGTAACACCATGCAATTGGCAACACAGCAGTGATGAAAACAAGTGCATGTTCTCAGAATGCAGTTCTGCATGAATCTTCTGCATAATATGCTTCAGTCATCCAACTGCTGACTTCCGTCTGGGTTTTCACATCATCCAAATTAACACTTGCttacctttttccttctctccatcGCACTTTCACTCAAATATCTCTGTCTTTGCTGCAAAAGCACATGCTTCCCGTTGCAGTATTGTCCTTTCTTAGGCAGTATATAGTTCAACCTTCCTGCAGTGGTACAGCCCTAAAAATGCACTCCTGAGTTGTAGCTTTTCCCCATCAAATTAGGAGAAAATatctattattatttctaaactattaatatttttttatttatgaacagGAAGACTACAGAATTAAAAGACTGATCTACCAAGCATTTGAGCATGTTACTTCTAGTTCTTGAAGAACCAGATCCTCCTCATTAGGCAAATAATCAGAAGACTGGATATATGCCGTTTTTAGAAAAACTGCAGTGTAGtgcagaacaacaacaaaaagtgccTTAAAGAGCCAACTCAAGGAAAAATGAGCATGTTCAGAATCTCAATGAAATcccctctttaaaaaaaaaataataataaagccacAAAACTTGAAGATACTTGGAAAGACAAAATCAACATATTGAAGATTGCCTGCGCAGGACAATCTAGGTAGTATCCATTGCTGTATAGCCCGATCATCTTTCTGCACCAATAATAAAAACTGATACATTATTTTTGATTCTTAATATTTATTGTCTGTAtagctttccttctttcacgagggtcttggggggggggaagagggagaataATACTCATGTTTCATCAAGAGCATCTTATGTAAGTGAGGAGTGGTTTATAGACAGCCTGCAAAAGCATACAGCAATCAGACATTATTATCACAGATAACAGTCCTTAATATCCTCAGTCTGACATAAGAAAGGGTATAATAAGGAAGATGGCTCCAAATCATCACTCTAAATGCTCGCAGCAGACAAATTGCAGATTTGTTTGACAATAATAATCAAAAGTGCAGAATAATAAAGTAGATCACTTTCTATgccttattttcttcatctgagcATATGCTGTGTGTTTATTATGAATGTTGAACTGTTTATGCATACTTAATTGCTGTGAAGCTGTTTTAACGAATTAACTTGTGCTTGCCTAAAGCTGCAGATGACTTCTGAGTGACTTTTACTGGAAAGTACGCATTGTATCACTAGTAGTGTAAgccagttctgctttttttattcAGAACAATAAATTCTCCATCTACTACAGCAATATAGATAGCGTTCAGTAATTTTGTCACTATCTGATGGGATTTTTGTCACTTTAAGACACCTCATTTCATACCTGGATATTATATCCTCTTAAAGATAAGTTGTTACCATCTTTAACATTCCTGATATGCGGCAGGAGACTTGTTGGCCATTTGTTTTTGCTCTGCTAAATCAGCCTTACAGTTGGTTTTAATAAGAAATTGTTAATTCCGTGACTGATATGCTCATTCAGCCTTGCATAGGGAAAATTTAGTACCTACTATGAAAATGACAGTTTCTTTGCAAGTGGAACCAGTATTTATGCAATATCACTGCCATAATTTGGTTCTTCTAGGAGGACTATGCAAGGATTATTATGTAGGCAGAGGTGGAACTTCTTTTCAGTGAAGatacagaatatcctgagttggaagggaccccctAGGATCATCCAAGTCCAACTCCAGCCTCCAAACAGGAGGCGCCTAAGGTTGTAgtttggggtttgtttctttttttggtcaGGAACAGTATGCTATCTCCGATGAGATGGTAGAGTCTTTTGATTCCTTGCCATGCATTTGTGATGGTTACATAGtacagaaaattgtattttgtggTGATTCCAGAAACACTAGTCTCTATTAAGGTGTGCTTTCCTACAGTTTTGATGCTGCATGCTTTAGGAATTtaaggaaaatagaaatatattactGGATTTCATAGCTTTTACATAACTGATATTATCAGTTTGTTCAGTTGTGTTAGCTATGCAAAAAAAGCTCTGTAATAATTGTACTAGCAGCAGTACATGCATAAGGTAAATTTTGCTATGGATACAGTAACTTAGTAGTTACTGAGTTCCTTGCAGCTGTCAtcactgttctttaaaaataatttaattggaTTATTAAAGACTAAACATCACCGATGGAGTGATGGTTCGTtctccttttaatatttttagatattatCTTTTGTTTTATAGGGAAGGTTTAGAGTTTGAGTTTGGGGAATATGGGAATAtggagagatttttaaaattaagtagaGAATCTTAGAAACTCACACTGTTTCTGACTATGGCAACATGTACGTTATTATGAAataagtactttaaaaaaaaaacacaacctctACGTTCTgtgagaaaataatgtaaatttcTTTCAGGCTGGACCATTAACCAAAGTGACAATTTGTAAGGACAAAGAAGGAAAGCCGAAGTCCTTTGGATTTGTCTGCTTTAAGCACAAAGAATCCGTGCCTTACGCAATAGCTTTGCTGAATGGAATCCGTTTGTATGGAAGACCAATTAAAGTACGGTATCGGTTTGGTAGGTTTAGTGGTCATGATGATTACATAAGTCGTTGTAAAAATTGAATTGTTTTCCtaaatgactatttttttaatactgcagTTTTTTAGAAAGATGACAATTTATAGCTGAATCTAttgcagtcttttattttttaaggaacagtatcttgtttgtttgtttgtttgttttctgcatagCAAAGTATtcaccattttaattttttgtttactAAGAAAAGACAATGGGTTGGTTCACAGTGTGTAAGCCAGCCAAGACCACACTGTATGGAATACAGAAACAACTCTGGTGTGGCCACAGTTGTCATGACACGTTACATTTAGCAAGAGCAGCAACACTCGAGCTGTTTGGTAACTTTTATACACAGAGTTATTGGTTTTAAGTGGAAGAGATTGTAGGtagaaaaatacaaagtctcattcttcattttaagtttatgaaaataaacatttcagaaagttaaTGATTAGGCAGACATTAAGGAGTTGTGTTCCCACTATGCACTGTGCTGCTCTTTATGTAGAAGGCTGTACTGAGCAGTTGCTGGGTATATGTAGAATGGCTGAGGTTCCTAAAATCAGAAGCAGTGGGAacaattttctttgtgattaCTTCAACAATCCTGATTTATGCTTCTGTAAGTGAATGAGTATAAATGATAAACATTTTCAAGCAGTAAATTGATGCTGTAGGTTGTCAGCCATAAAATGACACCTTACCATTATATGCTAACTTTGATATACTGGCGCGCTACAGATAACACAGAACACTTTCTCTGTCTTTACCTTGTAAATCAAATAGTCATAACTGAATATCATTCCATTATTGTCTTACTTACAGGGAGTTCGCACTCATCAGAACTAAACAGCCCGACACATGGTTTCGAGAACTATGTTGACTTATATTCACCTTCATATAGGtaacaaaaatctgtaaattaattatatgattataattttaaaaaatcttattaagAAAGTGAGTTGATGTGGTAGAGTAATCTTTAGGCTCTTCATTAAAACAGCAGTTGGACGCTTTAATTGCATCCTTACTCACAGCAGGTTTTAGTTAATGTTCGGTTGTTCAGCTTGCCAGACGTTCAGTTAGTTGAATTTCCAATCCTATTTGGTTTTGCAAGATACAggcacatgaaaaatatttaagtatggTGTTTGTACTAGCAGTGTTTGCAGTTCTTAGGAAAATCTGGCAATTGAAATAATCATTGCAAACTCCATTGAGTTTATATCTGTAGttttgtgtgcatatatataagCAACTATCACGCACATATGACTACACAGGTAGAAACCTGTTATAATGGACACCCCAGTTTCAATGtctttaacatttcaaaattaatcatttttcaaCAAGCATGACAGAACTCCCATGTCAAAATCCAGGACTCTTAAGTCTGCACTTCAGTATGTCAGGATTATTTGTTGAGtctttgaatgttttccttgttttattagTCTTCCATGTAAATCCAGATGTTAATATCTGCATTCTCCTCTTTGATATACTCATTATAGCCTAAGAATTACATCTCAGCACTCTACTAGGCAGTATTTGTGGAAGTCTGGTCTCTGtacatttgcttgtttttcctagGTATCAAGAACCTTATGGAAATGCTCCATTTCCTGTTACTCCTTTTCCAATGAACAATAGTTTACCTCAGGAATACTCAGTCTTTCAAAAGATGGTGAGTTTGTGTTAAAAGTTATaaatatgggattttttttttttttccccgaacTCGAAGGTATTCTGCATTTTGGCAAACAAACATGCTTATTTAATGATTCAAAATTTGGCTTAGGCTGCTAACTTTGACTACTAGGTCTGTTTATCACTTAAGGGATCTACCTAACCAAACTGTTCTCTTACTGCAGGAATGTCTTAAAGCTATAGCTTAGGGAGGCTAAAAAGTCAGTCTACAGAAGGAGCTCGTTGCTGTACTGTGTTTCAAATCAAATCACCTTGGTGAGGCAAGATAACCTAGTAAAATTACAACCATGAAAGCAATAGGTTCTTCATACATGACTAGTTCAGTCGGTGGCCACTTAGCTCTTCTACTTACTTCAGATATGCCCAGCAGAAGTTTGAAAGGTAGTTCTGTTCTAAAACTAAACTGGAACTCCTCCAGCAAACCACCACTGCCATTATGAGAAATTGTTAAGTTAGGGCAACAGCAATTTAAGGGTTTCTGGCCTGAACCTTTTCATGCCTCTGCAGTTTCCACACCAAATTCTCTTTCATTGGAGTAGGCAGTGAGAATCGTATTCCATTTCTCTCTGTCAGACTCAAGGGCACTGGTCTATTGTCCTAATCTCTGAGATATTCCCCAAATCAAGTGAACTGATGTCTTCAGATGGTAACCTATGGGCCAAGCCCTACTCATCAAGCACATCATGGAAATTCTGAATCCGATGAGTATGAATTGGTAGGACTGAAGAAATCCAGCATTTAACGTGAGGTACAGACTGTGGACAGTCCAAGTGCCACCCAGGCTGACCGGGGAATGGCCCTGCCCATTGTAACTGTAGAAGGGGTGAACTCTGGATAGATTATACCTGATAGCTGCACTCAGCAGGAAGATGGAGAGAGGCTGTTCCTTGCCACACAGATCTTTGGTGGTGGCCTGCCTTCCCACTTCCCGGGCTCAGTCCTCAGAAGATCTGGTGGTTGCACAAACATTCCCATCCCTTCCATTGTGGTTGGATGCTTTGGAGGGTACCATTGCCCACACCGTGTTCACTGTCAAACCCATTTCTCAGTAACAATGCAGTACACAAATGGTGGCATGTGCAGGTCTGCTGAGAGTTTTGTCTCTCAACAGATCTGCACACGCCACCAACTTAATTCAATTTTCTACTTGCTAGAAGAGACAGACAGTATCACAGCATGTCTCCAATGATTGCTTGTTGCAGCTTCAGCAGGAAACAATCTGCATGAATGTATGCCTTCATGCATCTACCTCATCCTTAGGTGGGTGTGTCAGGCTTACCTAGGAGTCTCTTTTACACACAAGGACGTACTCAGACATGCTTCCCATACTTTTTCGGGTTACTGCCAGTCAGTAGAAAGCTGCTTGGTCTCCTCTGACCTttgtaattatatttctgtatttggactctgtattttaaatgagagaCACTCTTGGGATACTTCAGAGGATGTAGCAAGAAGCTGTGCACTTTCTGTGGTGTTCCAAGTGCTTTAATCTGTGGATTCACTATACCTTGCTGGAACTTGTTTCAACAGTAACTTCAGAATTAGTTGATTCACaccagattaaaagaaaaaggaaaaaattcagATGTGCATGTCTTTATATTAACAGTAGGTATTTTAGTtacaaatgtttataaaatgcaTAGATGAAGAAAGGAATGCTTTGATCAGCTTACACAAAGACTTCATGGGCAGTTTAATCTTAAATCAGATTGTCTGTTCCACCTCAACAATGAAAGATTGTCTATGTTTTCCAACTATACTAGTTGatctaataaaatgttttgctttcaaattttgtgtttatttaatatatataatttgctgtcaatattttcattgtagAAACTGTAATGCATGTGAAATTAAGCTCTTCAGAACTTCCTCTTAACAGTATTAACAATTCAAGTTCTTATTTCCCCAGATGAACCACTTTTTAGCACAGCAGTATACAGTTCACAGCCCAGTGGGTCAACAATTTCCTTACTATCAGATGACTCCGCCAATGCCTTCAAATTTATCCGTTCCTCCTTATCAGAATCAAGCTGCAAATTTTAAGTCTGGACAGAGCTCTTTTGACTTGGCCTTGCCACATTCAAGTGCTTGTGAAGTGTACCAGGTGGATGAAAGCACTtctaaaagaaagagagaacagcAAAGCTGTGACAGTGACACTAGTACTGAAGATGaccaaatgaaacaaagagaGGGTGACCAAAAATACAAGAAGTGCAAAGCCAAGAAAAAGAGGCATTAATACTGTGTAATTGggttaattttttaaactatatttgctaattttatttaagagaaaTTCTCTCATCCTTgcactttattaaaaaaggaatgCTCAAGattcatattaattttgaaatgtattattCATAAATTATGCTGATATACTTTATCTAACCTCAACCAAGTTAAAGAAGAAAGTACTTTCTTTAAAGTAtgggaaacatttaaaaagtttaaattttcctattgaaggaaaaaagtagctagttttgtttttattttctaagaattGTGAAAGGCAATTATTTCACTACTGTAGCaactttatgaaaatatataatttcagcCACTCATAAAGCATATGTATCATTTCCATGAtttatggaatttatttttggGACTGGTGTGAGAACTTTCTGGAGAGGTTGAAGAACGGAACAGGCTAGAAGTTCTAAGTGTCATACTAGAGATGTGCTCATCACTGTAGTATCAACACCTGTAACTTCTACTCTTTTCTGATTTAGCTCTGCTGTTACGTTCCAGTAGGATCACTTTGTATACTTAGTGGAACTATggtgttttttctatttttccccacagtatTAAATGTGAGATAAAATACAGGCATTTGCACTAACCACAAGACTTACATAATGTGTCAATACTTGAATGTATGTACTTTATGGCCACAATGTGTACTGACTAGAactatatacatatttatatatgcatatttctaCGAACTTATTATCTagtgatttatttacttattttagaCTCTATTTGTTAATTGTAACAAATAGATGAAAAACCTAACCGAGTATCTCCACTACAGTTTTAATTGGTAATGTAAAAGTCAACTGAGTGAATA
The nucleotide sequence above comes from Oxyura jamaicensis isolate SHBP4307 breed ruddy duck chromosome 1, BPBGC_Ojam_1.0, whole genome shotgun sequence. Encoded proteins:
- the RBM11 gene encoding splicing regulator RBM11 codes for the protein MSGPGPGRAGEADRTLFVGNLESRVREEILYELFLQAGPLTKVTICKDKEGKPKSFGFVCFKHKESVPYAIALLNGIRLYGRPIKVRYRFGSSHSSELNSPTHGFENYVDLYSPSYRYQEPYGNAPFPVTPFPMNNSLPQEYSVFQKMMNHFLAQQYTVHSPVGQQFPYYQMTPPMPSNLSVPPYQNQAANFKSGQSSFDLALPHSSACEVYQVDESTSKRKREQQSCDSDTSTEDDQMKQREGDQKYKKCKAKKKRH